The Candidatus Bathyarchaeota archaeon region CGCCCAAAAAGAGGTTTTCTTAAGTTCAGTTGTGCACCGTGAAAATGCTTGCACTGCCTGGGAGTAAGAGCCTTTATTAACTGCATCAAGGCCTCCACGCAGAACCTGCAAACTCGACAAAGAGAATGCCCACTCCAACTCCTGACGCCCTTTAATTGCGCCTTGAGTTGACCGTTTGGGCAAGTTGTTTAAGTCGTCTTTTGTGTTGATGTTTATGAAACTTTTAAGGTCTGGATCCAGCTTTATGATTTCTTCTAACGGAGAAACCAGAAGTAAACTTCTGGCGCCTCGAAATATTGTATCTGCTCTGGATTGCTTTAGTGCGAGAAGTGTTTCTGTGATTTCTAAGCAAGTTTCGCGCTTAAGCACCGCCAACAAGGTTTCGAGTTTGCCATCAGGCCACATTGGAACAGCCACATCGAACCCTGCGGCAATGTTAAACATGAAATCTGCAACAGTCGGCTTAAGACAAGGCATGTCAACAGACACAGTTAAGCAATAATCCGCTGAAACCGCATCTAATCCCGATTTGATTGCCAAAAGCGGACCCTTAACGGGGCTATTTTGTGGGTCTAAAACGAACTCTACGTTGTCAACACCGTAAGTTTCCAGAGTTTTTGCATAAGTCGTCTGGCGGTCTTTTGTGTTTGTGCAAACGGCAACTTCATCCACAATGTCCCTGAGGTTTTTGATAACATGTACAAGGAGGGGCGTTCCGTCTATTTCGGCGAGTGCTTTATCTTGCCATGGCTGGTTGGGTATTTGGAATCTGCGGGCGCTTCCTCCAGCCAGTACTATTGCAGCTCGTTTAGGCATTGCCTCTCCTCAGCTATGTTTGAGCCTACATTCATCTGCATGCTCTGATTGGATTCAACCGAGTTGTTTATAATAAATTATGTCCTTCAAAACAACTGAAGCGTACTTATATGTCAATAGAGGAAGACGGCTATTTACAATTAATAGATTTGACTGAACTTGAAGAGGGCAAAATGAAGCTTGTCAAATTCCACGGAACCCCACTTCTAATCATAAAACAAAACAGCCAAGTCTTCGTTGTTGATAACCGCTGTCCACATATGGCTTGTGGGCTTTCTGGAGGACACATAGAGGAAACAGCTATTGTTTGTCCATGTCATGGTTTGCGGTTCAACTTGGAGGACGGTTATGACCAAAATGGTTCATTTCAATTGACTGTTTACCCTGTCAAAATTGAAGCTGGAAAAATCTGGATTAAAATAGAAGAATAAAAAGAAAGAAAAGCTAATTTTAACAGCTTTAAGCCGTTAAACCAACCGAGATTTTAGATTTACGCCGCGATGATGTCGATTTCGACGATTTGCTTTGCTGCGGCGCTACCATCAGTTAACAATCCATCAACGCCGACGATCATGGTTTTTAGCGGTCCATCAGAGCCCAAAGTGGTGCCGTTATACCAGTAAGCTACTATCAAGTAAAGCGGATGCGCAGGGGTTGCGGGGTTTCCTGTGGCGTCGTAGGTGTTAAAGCCCACGCCGTTAGCGACTTTGTCATAGGTGTAGG contains the following coding sequences:
- a CDS encoding molybdenum cofactor guanylyltransferase, translating into MPKRAAIVLAGGSARRFQIPNQPWQDKALAEIDGTPLLVHVIKNLRDIVDEVAVCTNTKDRQTTYAKTLETYGVDNVEFVLDPQNSPVKGPLLAIKSGLDAVSADYCLTVSVDMPCLKPTVADFMFNIAAGFDVAVPMWPDGKLETLLAVLKRETCLEITETLLALKQSRADTIFRGARSLLLVSPLEEIIKLDPDLKSFININTKDDLNNLPKRSTQGAIKGRQELEWAFSLSSLQVLRGGLDAVNKGSYSQAVQAFSRCTTELKKTSFWAGVSNQQLGETKLAEAGLNSSTKDLVLAKMHAKECFILAGKNFDAEAKLYEEKKCKALADRALSDKKTCETKAEKVGR
- a CDS encoding Rieske (2Fe-2S) protein, which produces MSIEEDGYLQLIDLTELEEGKMKLVKFHGTPLLIIKQNSQVFVVDNRCPHMACGLSGGHIEETAIVCPCHGLRFNLEDGYDQNGSFQLTVYPVKIEAGKIWIKIEE